One segment of Pangasianodon hypophthalmus isolate fPanHyp1 chromosome 10, fPanHyp1.pri, whole genome shotgun sequence DNA contains the following:
- the chrna2a gene encoding neuronal acetylcholine receptor subunit alpha-2a, whose protein sequence is MGRDLLLFLAPLLCCVCEADDWTHAHAEDKLFKKLFSTYNKWSRPVRNITDVVIVKFGLSIAQLIDVDEKNQMMTTNVWLKQEWNDYKLRWKPSDYDNVTSIRVPSELIWVPDIVLYNNADGEFAVTHMTKAHLFYTGEVRWVPPAIYKSSCSIDVTFFPFDQQNCKMKFGSWTYDKAKIDLERIEKTVDLKDYWESGEWAIVNAVGTYNTKKYDCCHEIYPDITYFFIIRRLPLFYTINLIIPCLLISCLTVLVFYLPSDCGEKITLCISVLLSLTVFLLLITEIIPSTSLVIPLIGEYLLFTMIFVTLSIVITVFVLNVHHRSPSTHKMPRWVRSVFLDFIPRFLFMKRPEPGQTRHQQQEKRHAMSQCSNLSTSKSWLQQETDVDVGVHWNKEGNAATCSFCPATSLNLSDSETSLKKCDMQQQGQRITLIQRPVNLSHLESEPRLQCSPGLLQALEGVQYIADYLRAEDTDFSVKEDWKYVAMVIDRIFLWMFIIVCLLGTVGLFLPPWLSGMI, encoded by the exons ATGGGGCGAGATCTTTTACTATTCTTGGCGCCGTTGCTCTGCTGTGTCTGTGAGGCTG ATGACTGGACCCATGCTCATGCCGAGGACAAGCTGTTCAAAAAACTCTTCAGTACCTACAATAAGTGGTCCAGACCTGTGCGGAATATTACTGATGTAGTAATTGTCAAGTTTGGTCTCTCAATTGCTCAGCTGATTGATGTG GATGAGAAAAATCAGATGATGACGACAAATGTATGGCTGAAACAG GAATGGAATGACTATAAACTGCGTTGGAAACCCTCAGATTATGACAATGTAACATCCATCAGGGTGCCATCAGAGCTGATTTGGGTACCAGACATTGTCCTGTATAATAA TGCAGATGGTGAGTTTGCTGTGACTCACATGACCAAAGCCCACCTGTTTTACACAGGGGAAGTGCGTTGGGTGCCTCCAGCCATCTACAAGAGCTCATGCAGCATCGATGTCACGTTCTTCCCCTTTGATCAGCAAAACTGCAAAATGAAGTTTGGCTCTTGGACATATGACAAAGCTAAAATTGACCTGGAGCGCATAGAGAAAACAGTGGATCTGAAGGATTATTGGGAGAGTGGGGAGTGGGCCATTGTGAATGCTGTGGGTACATACAACACCAAAAAATATGACTGCTGTCATGAAATCTACCCAGATATCACCTATTTCTTCATCATTCGTCGCCTTCCTCTTTTCTACACCATCAACCTCATCATCCCCTGCCTGCTCATCTCCTGCCTGACTGTGCTGGTCTTCTACCTGCCCTCAGACTGCGGGGAGAAAATCACACTGTGTATATCTGTCCTCCTTTCCCTGACTGTCTTCCTCCTGCTCATCACTGAGATCATTCCGTCCACCTCTCTGGTCATCCCACTCATTGGAGAGTATCTACTCTTCACCATGATTTTTGTAACTCTCTCCATAGTCATCACCGTATTTGTACTGAACGTCCACCACCGCTCCCCTAGTACTCACAAGATGCCACGCTGGGTGAGGTCTGTGTTCTTGGACTTCATCCCTCGTTTTCTCTTTATGAAGCGTCCAGAGCCTGGGCAGACTCGCCACCAGCAACAAGAGAAGAGACATGCTATGAGTCAGTGCTCCAATCTCAGCACCTCTAAAAGCTGGCTGCAGCAGGAGACAGATGTGGATGTAGGTGTACACTGGAATAAGGAAGGCAATGCAGCCACCTGTTCATTCTGTCCTGCTACATCTTTAAACTTGTCTGACTCTGAGACCTCACTGAAAAAGTGTGACATGCAACAGCAAGGACAAAGGATAACCCTCATTCAAAGACCTGTCAACCTGAGCCATCTGGAGTCTGAGCCGAGACTGCAGTGCTCCCCAGGTCTACTTCAGGCCTTGGAGGGAGTGCAATACATTGCTGATTACCTGCGTGCCGAGGACACAGACTtctct GTCAAGGAGGACTGGAAATATGTAGCAATGGTGATTGACCGCATCTTTCTCTGGATGTTCATCATTGTGTGCCTGCTGGGGACAGTTGGCCTCTTCTTGCCTCCCTGGCTCTCGGGGATGATCTAG